The Streptomyces sp. NBC_00224 genome contains the following window.
GCCCTCCTGCCGGCCGGCAGGCGCTGGGACGTACTGATCCTGCCGGGCGAACTGGGGCACCTGGCGCTCGACGTACTGCTCCGGCTCGTCGACCGGCCGGGCCCCGTCCTCGCCGACTTCGGCGACGCGCGCCTGGGGTTCTTCGTGCCCCCCGGTACGGCCGCGCGCTGGCTCGGCACCGGGGTGCGCGGGGCCGGGCAGGGCACTTGGATCGTGGTCCCGTACCCGGGCCGGATCAGCGGCGGGGTGCGCTGGCTGGTCCCGCCCGACGGTTCGGGCACCCTCACCGATCCGGCGCTGCTCGAACTCGCGATGCACGAGGCGGCGGCCCGGATCGCGCGGGAAGGGCGGGAGGGACGGGACTGAGCGAGGTACTGCCAGAGGTCTTGACAACCCGATTGGTCTGGACCACATTGTGGCGGGCTCGGCCTCATCCCCGCCATTCCCGGATCCGACCCCCCCCATGCCCGGAGGACGTTGTGGACCGCACCGGACGCCTCGCCAGAACCTCCAGACCACCCAGACTCCTCGCCGCCGTCACGGCGGCCGTCCTCGCCGCGGGCGCCCTGGTCGCCTCCGCGCAGACCGCCCGCGCCGCCGACACCGAACTCGCCCTCAACGGCGGCTTCGAGGCCGCGCTCGACGGCTGGAGCTGTACGGCGGGCAGCGGCACGGCGGTCGCCTCGCCCGTGCACGGCGGCGCCAAGGCCCTCAAGGCCACCCCGGCCGGGAGCGACAACGCCCAGTGCTCCCAGACCGTCACGGTCAAGCCCGACTCCACGTACACCCTGAGCTCGTGGGTGCAGGGCAGCTACGTCTATCTGGGCGCCTCCGGCACCGGCACCACCGACGTCAGCACCTGGACCCAGTCCGCCCCGTCCTGGCAGCAGCTGACCACCACCTTCAAGACCGGCGCGAACACCACCGCGGTGACGATCTACACGCACGGCTGGTACGGCACCGGCGCCTACCACGCCGACGACGTGAGCCTGCTGGGCCCCGGCGGCGGGCCCGTCCAGCTCCCGGCCGCCCCCACCGGCCTGACCGCGGGCTCCGCGACCTCCTCCAGCATCGCCCTCAACTGGGCGGCCTCCTCCGGCGCCACCGGCTACAACGTCTACCAGGGCGGCTCCAAAGTCCTCTCGGTGAGCGGGACTTCGGCCACCGTGACGGGCCTGACCGCCTCCACCGCGTACACCTTCCAGGTCACCGCCACCAACACGGCCGGTGAGTCCGCGAAGTCCGCCGCCGTCACCGCCTCCACCACGAGCGGCGGGGGAGGGAACCCGGGCGGCGGTCTGCCCACCCACGCCCTCGTCGGCTATCTGCACTCAAGCTTCGCCAACGGCTCCGGCTACACGCGGATGGCCGACGTCCCCGACTCCTGGGACGTCATCGACCTGGCCTTCGGCGAGCCGACCTCCGTCACCTCCGGCGACATCAGGTTCAGCCTCTGCCCGGTCAGCCAGTGCCCGGGGGTCGAGTCCGCCGCCGACTTCAAGGCCGCCATCAGGGCCAAGCAGGCCGCGGGCAAGAAGGTCCTGATCTCCATAGGCGGCCAGAACGGCCAGGTCCAGCTCGCCACCACGGCCGCCCGCGACACCTTCGTCTCGTCGGTCTCGAAGATCATCGACGAGTACGGACTCGACGGCCTGGACGTCGACTTCGAGGGCCACTCGCTCTCGCTGAACACCGGCGACACGGACTTCCGCAACCCGACCACCCCCGTCGTCGTGAACCTCATCTCGGCGCTGAAGACACTGAAGGCCAAGTACGGCGCGAAGTTCGTGCTGTCGATGGCCCCGGAGACGTTCTTCGTGCAGCTCGGCTACCAGTACTACGGATCCGGTCCCTGGGGCGGCCAGGACCCGCGCTGCGGCGCCTATCTGCCGGTGATCCACGCCCTGCGCGACGATCTGACCCTGCTGCACGTCCAGGACTACAACTCGGGCTCGATCATGGGCCTGGACAACCAGTACCACTCGATGGGCGGCGCGGACTTCCACATCGCCATGACCGACATGCTGCTCACCGGCTTCCCGGTGGCGGGCGACACCGGCCGGACGTTCCCGGCCCTGCGCCCCGACCAGGTCGCCATCGGCCTCCCGGCGTCCACCAACGCGGGCAACGGCCACACGGCTCCCGCCGAGGTCACCAAGGCGCTGGACTGCCTCACCAGGAAGGCGAACTGCGGCTCGTACCAGACCCATGGGAGCTGGCCGGGGCTGCGCGGCCTGATGACCTGGTCCGTCAACTGGGACCGGTTCGGCGGCGGGGAGTTCTCGAAGAACTTCGACGCATACCCGTGGAGCTGAGCAGCAGGAGCAGCTCGCACAGGCAGCCGCTCGCCAGTACGTCCAGGGGCCAGTGGTAGCCGTGCAGCACCAGACCGATGCCCGTCGCCGCGGTGAGCACACCCGCGGCGGCGGGCATCACCCATGCGCGGCGCGGGGCGGTGTACGGGGCGAGCAGCAGGGCCGCGCCGCCGTACGCCACCATCGCGGTGGCCGTGTGGCCGGACGGGTAGTAGCCGGTGTCGGAGGTGAGCGGGCCCGCGCGGTCGGTCCAGATCTTCAGCGGGACGACCAGCGCCGGGACCAGGGCCATCGTGACTGCCGCGATCAGCGCGTCCAGGCGGGCGCCGCGCCACACCGCGTACCCCAGGGCGAGCGCGAGCACCGGCAGGGCGACGGGCATCGAGCCGAGGTCGGCCAGGGCCTGGGCCACGTCCTGCGGGCCCCGGCCCGCGAGGTGGCCGCCGACGCGCTCGTCGAGCCGGCGCAGTGGGCCGTCGGCGACGACCTGCCAGGTCAGGAGCGAGAAGAGCGCCGCGAGGGCGGCGAAGGCCGGCAAGAGGAAAGCCGGCCGCCCCGGAACAGGGGGGGAGGTTCCGGGGCGGCCGCCTTGACCGGTGTGCCGTGCGCCCCGGGGGGTGTGGGGCGGACGGCCATCCGATCGGTGAGGAGTTCCGGAGCCAGAAGCACCGGTGGTGTGCGCCAGGGCACGACCAGAACGAGGCTGGGGATGCGCCGCCCTGGAGCCGCCCGCAGTCTCCTGCGGGCGAGGTGTTTCTCTCATCTGCAGAAACCGTACGGCAGTGGGAGGGGGACCGACAGCCGGAACTCCATCCCGCCATCGGCCCCCCACACGTTCTTCACAGGCCGGACCTCCGGCCCGGTGATCAGAGCGCGGAGAAGGCCTGCTCGATGATGTCGAGGCCCTCGTTCAGCAGGTCCTCGCCGATCACCAGCGGCGGCAGGAAACGCAGGACGTTGCCGTAGGTGCCGCAGGTCAGGACAAGGAGGCCCTCAGCGTGGCAGGCCTTGGCGAGCGCCCCGGCGGCGGCCGCGTTCGGCTCCTTGGTGGCGCGGTCCTGGACCAGCTCGATGGCGATCATGGCGCCGCGGCCGCGGATGTCACCGATGATGTCGAA
Protein-coding sequences here:
- a CDS encoding chitinase, translated to MDRTGRLARTSRPPRLLAAVTAAVLAAGALVASAQTARAADTELALNGGFEAALDGWSCTAGSGTAVASPVHGGAKALKATPAGSDNAQCSQTVTVKPDSTYTLSSWVQGSYVYLGASGTGTTDVSTWTQSAPSWQQLTTTFKTGANTTAVTIYTHGWYGTGAYHADDVSLLGPGGGPVQLPAAPTGLTAGSATSSSIALNWAASSGATGYNVYQGGSKVLSVSGTSATVTGLTASTAYTFQVTATNTAGESAKSAAVTASTTSGGGGNPGGGLPTHALVGYLHSSFANGSGYTRMADVPDSWDVIDLAFGEPTSVTSGDIRFSLCPVSQCPGVESAADFKAAIRAKQAAGKKVLISIGGQNGQVQLATTAARDTFVSSVSKIIDEYGLDGLDVDFEGHSLSLNTGDTDFRNPTTPVVVNLISALKTLKAKYGAKFVLSMAPETFFVQLGYQYYGSGPWGGQDPRCGAYLPVIHALRDDLTLLHVQDYNSGSIMGLDNQYHSMGGADFHIAMTDMLLTGFPVAGDTGRTFPALRPDQVAIGLPASTNAGNGHTAPAEVTKALDCLTRKANCGSYQTHGSWPGLRGLMTWSVNWDRFGGGEFSKNFDAYPWS
- a CDS encoding phosphatase PAP2 family protein; the protein is MRETPRPQETAGGSRAAHPQPRSGRALAHTTGASGSGTPHRSDGRPPHTPRGARHTGQGGRPGTSPPVPGRPAFLLPAFAALAALFSLLTWQVVADGPLRRLDERVGGHLAGRGPQDVAQALADLGSMPVALPVLALALGYAVWRGARLDALIAAVTMALVPALVVPLKIWTDRAGPLTSDTGYYPSGHTATAMVAYGGAALLLAPYTAPRRAWVMPAAAGVLTAATGIGLVLHGYHWPLDVLASGCLCELLLLLSSTGMRRSSSRTPRRRTGPS